In the genome of Carnobacterium pleistocenium FTR1, one region contains:
- a CDS encoding CTP synthase produces the protein MTKYIFVTGGVVSSIGKGIAAASLGRLLKNRGLKVTIQKFDPYINVDPGTMSPYQHGEVFVTDDGAETDLDLGHYERFIDINLNQYSNVTTGKIYSEVIRKERKGEYLGATVQVIPHITNEIKEKIMRAGQTTDSDIVITEVGGTVGDIESLPFLEALRQMKSDVGADNVMYIHTTLIPYLGAAGEMKTKPTQHSVKELRGLGIQPNLLVIRTEKPVPQSLKDKLASFCDVNPEAIIESRDVATLYSIPLNLQKQNMDQIVCDHFKIDAPPADMSEWIDLEQKVLHLSKKTKIALVGKYVELPDAYLSVIESLNHAGYAVDSEIEVDWINAEEVTAENVASKLKNVDGILVPGGFGDRGLEGKILAIQFARENKVPFLGICLGMQLACVEFARNVVGLEGAHSAETDPDTPYNIIDLMLNQKDVINMGGTLRLGLYPCKLKSGSVTAQVYDNAEVVQERHRHRYEFNNEYRNVMEEKGLIFSGVSPDNRLVEIVELADHPFYIACQFHPEFISRPNRPQKLFLGFVKAALDNK, from the coding sequence ATGACAAAATATATTTTTGTAACAGGTGGAGTAGTATCTTCCATAGGTAAAGGAATTGCAGCGGCATCTCTAGGGCGATTACTAAAAAACCGAGGATTAAAGGTGACGATCCAAAAGTTCGATCCTTACATCAATGTTGATCCAGGAACAATGAGTCCTTATCAACATGGAGAAGTTTTCGTGACAGATGATGGAGCTGAAACCGACTTAGATTTGGGTCATTATGAACGCTTTATTGATATCAATTTAAATCAATATTCAAATGTAACGACGGGGAAAATCTATTCTGAAGTTATACGTAAAGAACGCAAAGGAGAGTATCTGGGAGCAACAGTACAAGTTATTCCACATATTACCAATGAAATCAAAGAAAAAATTATGCGTGCAGGTCAAACAACTGATTCTGATATCGTAATAACCGAAGTTGGCGGTACAGTAGGGGATATCGAGTCATTGCCATTTCTAGAAGCTTTACGTCAAATGAAAAGCGATGTTGGTGCAGACAATGTTATGTACATTCATACAACGTTGATTCCTTATCTTGGTGCAGCTGGTGAAATGAAAACAAAACCAACCCAACATAGTGTGAAAGAATTACGTGGATTAGGAATTCAACCCAACCTGTTAGTTATCCGTACAGAAAAACCTGTTCCACAAAGTTTGAAAGATAAGTTAGCTTCATTTTGTGATGTGAATCCAGAAGCCATTATTGAATCACGAGATGTAGCCACTTTGTATTCTATTCCTTTAAATTTGCAGAAACAAAATATGGACCAAATCGTTTGTGACCATTTCAAAATTGATGCACCGCCTGCTGATATGTCAGAATGGATCGACTTGGAACAAAAGGTGTTGCATTTATCGAAGAAAACAAAAATTGCATTAGTAGGAAAATATGTTGAATTGCCGGACGCATATCTATCCGTTATTGAATCATTAAATCATGCAGGATATGCTGTAGATTCTGAAATTGAAGTAGATTGGATCAATGCTGAAGAAGTGACAGCAGAAAATGTTGCAAGTAAATTGAAAAACGTAGATGGAATTCTAGTTCCAGGTGGATTTGGTGATCGCGGTTTAGAAGGTAAGATTTTAGCTATTCAATTTGCACGGGAAAATAAAGTTCCGTTCTTAGGTATTTGCTTAGGCATGCAACTAGCATGTGTCGAATTTGCACGAAATGTTGTAGGTTTAGAAGGTGCTCACTCAGCAGAAACAGATCCAGATACGCCATATAATATCATTGATTTAATGTTAAATCAAAAAGATGTAATCAATATGGGAGGTACTTTACGCTTAGGACTATACCCATGTAAATTAAAATCTGGTTCCGTAACGGCACAAGTATATGATAATGCTGAAGTTGTTCAAGAGCGCCACCGCCACCGTTATGAATTTAACAATGAATACCGGAATGTAATGGAAGAAAAGGGACTGATTTTTTCAGGAGTTTCACCAGATAATCGTCTAGTTGAAATCGTGGAGTTAGCTGATCATCCGTTTTATATAGCTTGTCAATTCCATCCAGAATTCATCTCTCGTCCGAATCGTCCGCAAAAATTGTTCTTGGGTTTTGTAAAAGCAGCATTAGACAACAAATAA